The genomic stretch GCTTTTCTCTAAAATTTGCCCGGTCCAAGCATGGATATTGGGCTGGCTGTGTTGTGCCGTGTCTGACCCACTCACCCCAAAATTGGCCCGGCCCAAgcatgaatattttttttttaaaaaaaattgttctaTAAttgttactccctcctatttccttATATCTTCCCATTTCTTTTGggtacaaaaattaagaaaagggaagaaagaatgaataaagtagaataaagtattgtaagttgtgaaatttataggtgagagaaaataataaagaatgaatgatgaataaagaatagataaagtaatgagagttgttgattttttaggagagagaaatcaataaaaaatgaatgaaacttaccaaaaaaaggaaagagggaagataatcaaacttatgtgaaaaaggaaagagggaagataataagAAATTGGAGGGAGTCTATTTTTAGTACTTTCGTGCCAATTCCCGGGCTGGGTCGTGCCAGATTCGTGCCGGACCCACTCGTGCctggtgtgacgatccgcacacttgaacccttagatttattttatacttatgtaatttcatttcccttgtacatttgtagtaagtattttcttagtagttttagaataggtttccataaataggtatatcgctattctgaactaaacttgtaaattcaatgtttcctgctaccaggaccaaactatcaaatatgcctctttgagaggtgctagtcaatgaaaaaccgcttctcatccaaaagcttgttgttgcttgttgcttgctttcaataatcgtattgcttacttttattgctttcgtgtgccggacttgataatcgtgactaggattcccgacacacaccgacccgagacccgagtatcgtgctagtgggcgatccctcactagtacgaagatccttgtcgcttgcatcttgccttgagacgggcaagggtgcgcgccacggtccggcaaaagtagcggaccgtgacacctGGGCACGAAGATTTAAAGAAAATGCGCTGGAGCCCGCCTCAAGCACGGTCGTGCCGGGTCCGTGCCGCCTTGAAAAACTCGCCGTGCCACCCGCCAGCCCACGACCCAAATTTCCAACTCTAGGCTAACCTTCCTTACTAATAGTGAATTTGACGATTTCTCCCAACTAATTTAGCAAAACTAGGAGGGTTTTTTGTCAGAATtaccttttatttagggtcatttgtgGACAActacatttcattttttttttggctttcaactacctttaATTTTTTCATTTTGTAAAAGATTACCAAAAATCCACTTCCAGCGGAAAAAAAGTCAACGTCCAATCGTTGACTTGCTCTCTTCTCTGATTTGATACTCCATATTTCTACCTTTGTTCattcaacaaaataaaaaaaaaaaactcatctcCATGCCCAAACACCTTAACAAAAGTTTCTTCCGAGCAATACCAACACATCAACCATCTCAATCCACCTCTCCATCTCCGTTGTCACCTTTAGTGTCACTTTCACCTTCACTCTTACATTTTAATAACCCTATAGACTACTCATGGTTCATCAACCTAATGTCCATTTAAGTCAAATTAAAGTACCCTCTTTCTCTCTTCATGGCAAAGATGGTGAGTATAAGAAAACTAATGAGATAGTACACAAGTGATCCTAAGAGTGAATCCATGGTAGataattattgttttttttttttggtgcttaTGGTAGATAATTATTGTTGAAAAACTATTTACCATGTTCAGATTAATGTGGATGGTGATTTTGTTTCGGTGATTAGGACTTTGATTCGGGTAAGAGATTGACAAATTGAGGTGATTAATGCTGGGTTTAATCAATCTTTATCGTCGATTATTAGAGTTATGAAATAAAGAGTTATATTCAACATGGAAAAGGTAAGTCAACATCGGAAAATTGCCTTTTTTTTCGTCGGAAGTGGATTTTGGGTAGTATTTaacaaaatgaagaaatgaaagatagttgaaagaaaaaataaataaataaaagataatTATTCACAAATAACTCTAAATAAAAGGtaatttttgacaaaaaaaatacAAACAAGGACGTAAAATTGTTTCCTTTCATTTTACCTGAAATCCTTTCATCTAAACAGAGCCTAAATTTTGGAAACCAAATCGTAGTAAGCATTATTTGGTGACACAAAAGACATGAATTCACGATCCAATAAAAGAGCAGCCATTGTTTGAGGCACAAGACGGATTTCCAAGTCCATACTCCCATTACCTAGTGACCCCGAATAAGCATACACCTTTCCTTCCCCTTTATTTGTGTACCCGCCCCGATAACCCACTAATCGATCCAGCCCGAATTTACTCGCTTCAACGTCGAACCTAGGTGAACTCGCCACAATCACGTCATTGGAACGACATGTTCGAGTTGGAGGTACTAGTACGGGTCCAATTTCCATGGCCCGTTTTATTATATCCCGTGCTGACTTGTCATCTTGGGCCTCTACGGCCTTATTAAGCAATGTAGCGGCCCAGCCGATGCTGTTTACTAGCAGGTCACCCACCTTGACGGTTGTCTTGGCTTTGATCGCGTAATTCCCAAAGTATTCATTTGTCAAAGGCGGGTTGAACCTCGGTCTAAGGTTAAGGGGTAAACCACATGTTGTCAGGTCACCTGGGTTAAGGTTCCTGGCTCGTGTGATGCATTTCCATACAAATGCTATCAACGACTGAAATGTCAAAATTGGCTTACTACCGGTCTGAACATCTGAATTAGCTATCGCTTTTATCTTCTGTAAGGATTGAACCTCGCGCCAGGGCCAATGACGCAGTCAACGTAGTCGTAGCAGGAGTAATCAGATTGGTTTGGGACGGATACGAGACGGCCAGCTAGAGGATAAAAGTGGACTAGAGTTTGAGAAAGAGAGGACCTAAGGAGTTCCAAATAAGACGAGGGTGTAAAATTTGAGGGCGGCTTGGCGTAAAGGTAGCCAGGTTGCGAGTTGTCCATTAATAACCGACTCACGTCGATAGGATTCAAGTGATGAACTCTTTTGAATTCGTCTACTTCAATTTCTGGTCTCACAAAGGTTTCTGATATTAACTTTGCCTGAGACATGATTAATATCAATTTTTCGTTATTATTTCAGAGTAGAGATCGAAAATTTATGCGAAACAGATGATTTTTGGAGATGGTTGGACTGTAGGGTAATATTGTTTAAGATGCTCCATAAGAGAATAGTAGTGGAACTCATGAATCATGAGTAGAGTAAAGCGGGATAAAGAAATGTACAATGCTAACAACTCTGCAATCCATGATCATCGCGATGGATACCAGCCTACCAAGTGTATCAATAATTCAAATAATTACAATATATTCTACGTCTCaatcattttttttatcttttgatTAAAATATGCTTCACattgaatataaaaggtaaacaaatgactgagacaaaaAGATTAATAATTACTCATAGTATAATTATGGCAAACGACTAGTCAACTAGATTTAAATACGGAGTACAAAATAAGTTGGTCATTGTTGTTGGTGTCTGTGGGAATGAAAGGTCGTATAAGTGGTGGTCATGGCGGACAAGGTTGTTAAGGCCGCTATCCCAGGACTACGGCTTTTATACAGATCAGTTAAGTCTCAGTCTAGCTAAACCAATATACAAGATGTAAGATATGGTACTATACTACTATACAAGATGTAAGTTTGCCACAACAGGGAAAAATAGAGCATTGGTTAGTGCCCTGACCAGCCATGTGCTCATCTCTCGAGGGCTCGACCCATAGCCAACCCCCGAGACCCAATGAAAACCGTCATAATTCATGGCCGAACCAAGCTAATAAACGTTCTACTACTATCGTTTAAAGTGAATTAATACCTCTTAGAAAACTCCTTTCATGCAATGTTATTTTTAACTtgtttaaattttaaatagatTATCGGTATGGTTAATTTCATATCGTCTTAAAAGTGAATTTGTATTGATACAACTATGAACAAGGGATATATTGGGGAAGGTGCTCTCAATTTTCAACAACTGTCAGATCATTATTAACAGTTTTTCTAACGTGTATCCGAATAGCCCAGATTAGAGACCAAAATGTggaaaaactattaattaaagaCACTGTCAAATTAAGAAGGTATTATTGCACTACTCATTAACAATGCAGGCAGTTGGCAATTTTGGCACCTATCTGACTTGAACTGTACACTGTGCAGCTGGAGAATAAATGTTTTGCTCCATCAAATTAAATAACATGATAGTGAAATATATATAAAGCCACAATTTTACACATTACTTTTCCGGAAACCCAACAttcttgtttaaaaccgtttcaAGTTAAAGACAACTCTCACAATCAATTAAAATAAGGTTGAAATGAAAAAAAGGTTATGAGAGGTCTTAACTTAAGACGACAATATGGTCTTCCAGAAAATATCTGTTTTGATTTTTCTACAGCCAACTAAATTCCTAAACCAACTCTATCTAataaaattccataataaaatcaTCATAAAAAACTCGAACATAAAAACCAACCCGAACCCATTAATTCCATGTTTTACCAATCCAAATGATGAGTTATTATCAGGATTAATCTCCTTAGACTTCACCAATGCCGGAATCCACACCAATTGCTCTTGTACTTTCCCGGACCCGTTACGCAATCCCGAGACCTCGTCGGACTTACACGGGTCTACCCCAAGTGGGGAATATCCACTTGACATTAACTCCCCAATGTAACACAGATTCGGGTTATTCCACGCCTTAAACCGCCTCCCTAATCTCCGATAAAAACCAAGGCCAAAACTTAAAACACCGGTCAAATTGTTCCCATCGACGTAAATAGAAGTAACAGACGGCATATTTGCGAGATCAACCGGAACATTCCCTGTTAGAACATTGTTACTAAGGCCTAAATACCGTAAATTCATCAATGTCGACAGAGAATTTGGTACTTCACCTGACAAACCTAAATTAGAAAGATCCAAAATCATCAAATTTTGCATCTTTTCCCAATTGATTTTTGTAATTTCACCCCCAATTTGATTGCTAGATAACATTATCTCTTGAATTGAGCTCATTTCTTCAATTGATTGCGTCAATCCACCCGATAAATTGTTGTTCCGAAGATCCAATAAAGTTAGGTTCTTTAAATTCCCAATTTGATCAGGAATATTACCCATCAACAAATTGTTGCTTAAATCAAGTTTCAGGAGTGATTTTAGGTACCCAATTGAAAATGGAATGTACCCAGATAAATAATTTCTGCTTAAATCTAGGATTAAAAGCTCAGTAAGACTGCCAAGGTTGTCGATAATTCGACCCGTAAATTTATTCTCAGAAAGGACTAATCTCTTCAACTGTCTTAAATTCCCAATATTCGACGGCAAATTCCCTGAAAATCCATTCTCAATGATCACTAAAGATTGAAGCATTTTGAGATCACCAAATGTGGAAGGTAGTTCACCAATGAGACTCGGGTTCGACCGGAATTCTAGTGACTCTAAGGTTGAACCCAAATTTGCCCATTTATCAGTAGGCAATGTAATTAACTTCTGTGAGGAAAAACAATTGTAGAAAGATAGAGATTTGAGGTGTTTAAACTCAAATAATTGTGGCCTAAATTCTGGATTTTCGGAACATGTGAGGGAATTGTCATGAAGAAGTCCAATGTTAAGATCTGTGACATACCAAAAGTCATTCAGAAAATCACATGAAACACCCTGCAAATAACACAGGAAATTACAGTTCTGTTAGTTTGTTGTCTAAAAAATGCATGTCTTTTTTTACGAAAACGTCTTGGTCAAGTGGTTAAGACGGAAGTATCGTGACAATAGGTCACCATGTTACACTGACTCCGCTTCGACTCTTTGAGTGTCGGATACGGCTAATTTGTgcgaatttttcaaatttttaggtcTAAAAATGAAGTATCAAAGTGTCCTGTCGTGTCGGACATACGACACTTAACCAAAGTGAAATGTCGGAGTAACATAGTAGGTCACGAGTTTGAATCCCTCTCACTCATATATTGTACTGATCTTGCGCTTCATTAGACATCGAAAAAAATGCATGtgattttttgaaatgatttCAACATTACTATAGTTGTATGATCAATTCAACTATGCAATATTCTAAAGGACATTGTTACATTAGAAAAGAACAATAAGAGAGTAAAAAAAAATTGTAGGATGACCAAAACTAAGGATTTTTGCATGGAAATAGTAATGAATTTTATTACATCATGACAAGGTAAAAAAATAGTTGGAATTTTTATTGGAaaggtgattttttttttcaaagacCTAAAATAGTAATCATAATGCATATAATTGTAAAAAAGAATTCAATCATGAGGAAGAGTAATTTGCCAAAGGTGGAAAATGAATAGATTGGAAGAAAAGACTTAACAAAGGAAATAGAATGTAGGGACTACTATACAAGTATACATGCATTGAGTAGAAATAGAAATGAAAGGGATCATAATTCACAACCAAGAACCTTGATTTGTTCAAAAGGTTGTACATCATTTTCATGGGATATTTATAagcatcacaaattctcattgatggCAGCCATATTTGGTCTTCAGCTGAAGACGGGCCAAATGTCGCCATTTTAACTACAAAATGTTACCATTTTAATGACAAACTATTATAGCTGTAAAAATTATTTACcttaaaatggttacattttcatCTTAAATGGGTGACATTTTGCCCGTCTTCAGCTGAAGACCAAATATGTCTGCCATCAGCAAGACTTGCATTATAAGCATTTAGTGGAAGACAGATcgatattatttttatttattatccGCGTTTCATTTTGATTTCTAATGACTTAAAGATAGTTTAAATCTTTGTCTTTGAATAAAGATTAACAATAACATAAAATGATTCACTAAACTGTTTGCATTTGTCATAGTGATTTTTTACGACAAATTTTGATTACGAGTCAGTAAAAACCATTTCTTTATGTTTTTAACATAGGAATAGAGAATGTACATAACCACTATTTACCTACATTTATGAGCTACTATAGACTAGAGTTTTTAATACAATGAGGTAAGTTGTTAGTTGAATTATTTCCATATGACCATATACTTCATTAATTATGATTTTTGTAGTAACAATTTGAGAATACAACTTTAGAATATAGCCAAACAGAATTCACTGCAATTTGGAAACACAAGTTTGTAAACAGAGGTTTTGAGAACATCAAATTGTACTTACCAATAATATTTTTGGTTAAAACTCAAATTACATTATTTCACTTGTTTTTAGTTTTACTAAAATAGTTTACGAAACTAGCTGACGAGTTTTAAATCCGAGCCACGAGTATTACCAATTAGGAATTCTTACACAACTAAATTAGCTGACATACTCGATGCTTTATTAAACTAGCTGACATCTTCCATGAACTACTGTAACTTCAAGTCTGCAACCATTAATGTAGTTATTACTCATTTTACCAATTTAGTATGATCACAAAGTCAACATTATGAAGAGATTGttaaaataaaaaatagaatAAATGTAAAAGTAAATTAAGTTTACTTTCCAAGGACAAAGGACTAGGATTAACTGGTATGAAATGACCACATTGAGTAATGCTCAGAGAAAAAGTACACATATTTAAATTTACTCataattataaataaaaataaaaaaaaataccattgtacatacaaaaacaaataaaattaagTAAAACAAGCTAGAGGGATGCTATCGAACTTCTCTTAACGTATAATAAACAAGTATTGTCTATGCTCTAATGCTCTATTATATTGTTACTTGCATATCTGAGTATTTTCTTGTGCTCTTAGAGAAGAAAGTTGAAGAGAAGATCGTTAGCAAAACTCGAAAAAAAACAAACCTGAATAGGAGTCCAACCACAAGGGTCAGGATAAAGATATGAACCATTCCACCAATTACCCACAAAACCTTGAATTGCATTATACAAAGCTTCTTTTTCTGTTTTCTCCATTGCTGCTACATTATCTATTTCTCCATTGCACCATAACCCTTGTAACAATAATATTATAAAAATTCCTAAACAATTTGTGTTTCTCAATGTGTTCTTCATTTCTTGAAATTTGGAGAAtttttaagttttagttgataAAATGTGACATTTTTTATAACATACCATTTTATAAAATCAAATGAAAATAaacttaaattaaattaaattaaacaaaggGAGAAGAAAGTAAAAGGTAGGAGAATATATAGAGAAAATGTGAAGAAAAAAAGGGCTAGCTTTAAGAAGATAAAAAGCAAAGGGAGTAGTTATTAATGGTTGAAAGTAAATGTAGTAAAGACATTAATGAAGAAATTGCAGAAGAAATATTTAAGTATTGTTGGGTTGAGCTATACATATAGGATAGTGAAAGAAGATTATTTTTTGAGAAATGAGAACTTTTAATATATAGCTCTGCACACTTGTTGTTGTCTTTGGACTTTGGCAGTCTTCATATCCTGTTATCAGAAAAATCATTTATATATATAACTATTTATATAACTATGGTCTTGACTAAATTGTGGAGCTAGGGATTTTATACACGGTTCGGGTTCGAATCTCATCATCCTGTCTTATACCTTATCGTACATGAATCTCTTTATATAACTATTTATGTAACTAACCCATTTCGTGCTATTTAGACCTTGTTCTTTTCAGCTAAATTTCAACTCGATCTCATTCAGCTCACTTCACCATACTTCAGCTAGTTCAGCTTTATTATTTATCTCAACAAATTTTGATTCATTTTAGCTCATACGCTCAGCTCTATTAAGCTCAAAAGAACAACACCGTATAAAATTTTGTTTTACATATAATACAATTTTATAACAGATTGATTGACATTTATAACATTTACTATCGCTCATAATTAAATTATTACTGAGAATCAAGTACTAATACGATCTCTCTACCACTTTTTTTCGCATCACCCTTGTATAAAGCAAGAGATTGTTTAAATATACTTATATTTATCACGATTGGTATACTCCATATAACCTAACATTAATATTCTACgtatattaatatatatatattcagTTGGTTTTGTATAAGATCGTAATATGGTGCATAAACATATGACACTAGTGAGATACTGTTGTACAATTGTACCTCGGTTATTTAAGTAATTGTGTGATGGATTACATtaggaacaataaaataaatctTGGTTGTATTAGAAATAGTTAGGTTTGATATAAAACCCAATAAATGTCACATGGAATAGGGTTGAGGGAGGGGACGTAACGGGGGACCAATGTGTGTTATATATGCCATGCAAAAGGACATTACAAGTAATTTTGCATGCAAGACAAAGGAGGTTTTACTCTTTTACTTTAAACATCAATTACTTTGTTTCTTTCTCTTTGGGTTGTTTGGCTCCTCTTTCATGTACATCAGTACATGTACTCTCTGTATATACATACGTAAATTTGTGAATTAAATTGTTCCCTACATTTTAAAGATATTATGTGTTCTATATTACTTTAACTCGTAAGCATGTTCTATTCGAAATTCATCTAGTCCAAAGATACGATTTAAATCACTATGTTATACTCCTTTTATCTCGGTGAATTATTTACATTTCCTATCTATGACTTTACTTTATTGTATTATCAATATACTATAGTACTATACCGTGTATAATTGGATCCtaaaagagtaaaagaaaaatatatattaaCTTTACACTTTTACTTTACATCTTCAACTTTATACAAAAACTAAAAAGTAAAGACTTCACCGATGAattaagctgaactgaactgaatgaagttGAGGT from Silene latifolia isolate original U9 population chromosome 2, ASM4854445v1, whole genome shotgun sequence encodes the following:
- the LOC141641837 gene encoding uncharacterized protein LOC141641837; the protein is MSQAKLISETFVRPEIEVDEFKRVHHLNPIDVSRLLMDNSQPGYLYAKPPSNFTPSSYLELLRSSLSQTLVHFYPLAGRLKIKAIANSDVQTGSKPILTFQSLIAFVWKCITRARNLNPGDLTTCGLPLNLRPRFNPPLTNEYFGNYAIKAKTTVKVGDLLVNSIGWAATLLNKAVEAQDDKSARDIIKRAMEIGPVLVPPTRTCRSNDVIVASSPRFDVEASKFGLDRLVGYRGGYTNKGEGKVYAYSGSLGNGSMDLEIRLVPQTMAALLLDREFMSFVSPNNAYYDLVSKI
- the LOC141644030 gene encoding uncharacterized protein LOC141644030, whose translation is MKNTLRNTNCLGIFIILLLQGLWCNGEIDNVAAMEKTEKEALYNAIQGFVGNWWNGSYLYPDPCGWTPIQGVSCDFLNDFWYVTDLNIGLLHDNSLTCSENPEFRPQLFEFKHLKSLSFYNCFSSQKLITLPTDKWANLGSTLESLEFRSNPSLIGELPSTFGDLKMLQSLVIIENGFSGNLPSNIGNLRQLKRLVLSENKFTGRIIDNLGSLTELLILDLSRNYLSGYIPFSIGYLKSLLKLDLSNNLLMGNIPDQIGNLKNLTLLDLRNNNLSGGLTQSIEEMSSIQEIMLSSNQIGGEITKINWEKMQNLMILDLSNLGLSGEVPNSLSTLMNLRYLGLSNNVLTGNVPVDLANMPSVTSIYVDGNNLTGVLSFGLGFYRRLGRRFKAWNNPNLCYIGELMSSGYSPLGVDPCKSDEVSGLRNGSGKVQEQLVWIPALVKSKEINPDNNSSFGLVKHGINGFGLVFMFEFFMMILLWNFIR